A window of Pirellulales bacterium genomic DNA:
CGCACGATTTAAAGACCCCCTTGGCCACCGTGGCAAATTTGTGCGATGAGGTCCTTGACGAATTCGGCCCGCAGCTTCCCGCGGGAGCGCGCGAATTGATTGAAGCGGCGCAAAAGCGCGCCTATCGCATGGGAACCACCATTGATGAACTGTTGGCGACCTCGATTACCCTGCAGGACGACGGCCCGCCCGAGGCCATCACGCTGGACAAGCCACTTCAGGAAGCGCTGGAACGAATTCGACCGATCATTGAGCAAAAGCGGATTCAAATTACCATTTCCCCGGTGACCCAGCGCTTACGCGTGGACCGCGTCAAGCTACGCGAGGCCTTGTTTAATTTGCTTTCCAATGCGGCAAAATTTGTCGCCGATAGCGGGGGACGCATCGTCATCTCCTGCGAAACACGGGGTAATACCTGCCGACTGTCAATTTCTGACAATGGCCCGGGCATCCCCCGCGATGAGCTCGAACGGATTTTTGTCCCTTTCCGCCGCCTCCCCATGCACCGCGACGTTCCTGGCTCCGGTTTGGGGCTGTACTTTACAAAAAGCCTAATCGAACAACTGCATGGGCGAATTTGGGTCGTTTCAGAACCGGGAAATGGGGCTACATTTATGATTGAGTTGCCCTTTGAAGCGCATGTCTCTTAAAATAGCGTGGATCCGTCGATAATCGAGCCCTGGCCCACCTGTTATTGTTAAATGACATTCGTAATAAACATGGCCTGCATGGAAGGCCCTAACTAGCTCTGCGCCAGCTGAATCAAAGCTGACGGGTGTCTATTTCATTTGTCCTTACAAACTAGAATATATCGTCGTCGATTAAAATTTGCTCTTTTGCCTGGAGCGCGCGCAGGTGCGTCCGTATTGCCTGGAATAGAATTGGGGTTATATAGTCAAGTACCCCCGTTATCGCGCAACTTACGCCGTCTGGATGTTAAAAAGAATGTTTAATAATTTGGTATTCGCCGCGAATTTACCTTCCTTTGGCATTTTCCCGCCAATTCTGGCCTACGGCGCCGTCGCGCTGCTTTATTATCTCGTCTCTCGAAATTGGCCGGGGAAATCCCCCACCCGGCAGGCCCGCGTCATCCAATGGATGTGGCTAACCGCGGCGGTAATACTACTGGGCATGGCTTTTGCCCGGCAATTTCAGTGGGGTGAACAAATCGCAAATTGGGGCCGGCAGATGGCCCGGGACCAGGGATGGTACAAGGAGCGGCGGCTGTATCAGGCCGCGGCGATCCTGGTCTTGGGCGGAGGGGGAGTGGCGTGGGCGGCGGTGCTCGTTTGGTGGTTGACGCGTAGGGTCGGACGTCAAGCGTTGGCGCTTATCCCCCTGGCGTTATTATTGATTTACAGCGTCATCCGGGCGTGTTCGCTGCATCACGTGGACGCCTTGTTAAGTAAGCCACTCTTGAATTTTTCCCTGAACTTTTGGATTGAAGTAACGCTGTTGGGGTGGATGGGCTGCGTGGCGCTCAGCCAATTATTAATTCATCGCGGCAAATGACGAATGCGCGCCGAAGGGTCTGGGACGCCGGATCAGCGCTCGTTAAGGAATCATCGCCGCGATATCCAGTCCTAGTACCAGCTCCCGATCTCGTTAAACACAAACTGCGCGGCGGCCCGGCGCGTGATGGTGTTGTATCCCCCCGCGGTGCCGTTGAGATTGATGGTTTCAAATTTGTTTAGCCAGCCATAATAGCCAAAGCCGCTAAACCGGCCCCATTCCCCGTCCACCTCAAAATTGTCGTCAAACGGACTGTCATAGAGGGTGGCTGTATCGTTTCCGTAGGAGGAATAAATTACGGAAAAGTCAAAATTCTTGGCGTAATTATAAAAATTCGACCCCTGCATCACCGCGCCGGTCTGGCTGAGGCTAAACAGGTCGTTACCGGCGGAATCGAACATATAGTTCACATCGTATCCGCCGTTGCGGCCGTCGGCGGTCACATTGCGAAAGCCATCCGCCAAATTGTAAAATCCACTCCCCATTAAAACGGAGAAGTTTGGCAGTGATGAGAATAGATCGCTCCCGCTGGAATCAATCAACAGGGCGGTGTCATTTCCCCCATAGTAAGAGTACGTTTGGGTGTAATCAAAACCGGCGGCGGTGAGCGAAAAACCCGTCCCGCTGAGCGTGATCGTCGTCGGGTTCGCGGTCAGTTGATCGTTGCCGGCCGAATCATGCAAATTAGCCCCGTCGGTGCCACTACTGGCGTAGGCCCGGACATTGCCAAACCCATTGGCAATATTGACATAGCCCGCCCCCGACATCATGGCGTACCAAGGATTGGCAAAGAACGAGTCATTCCCCGCGGAATCGTGCATATCGACGGTATCACTGCCGCCATTGCCATTAATCGAGGTCTGTTCAAAACCAGTTGCGTTGGCTGTAAAGCCGGCGCCGCGCAGCGAACTGGACGTCGGTCCCAGGGTGCCCGTGTCGTTGCCGCTGGTCCCCATCAGCGTCAGCAAGTCGTGCCCTCCTCCGCCATCCAGGTTAAACGTGTTCGCCTGGGATAGGGCGTATGTATACAGGGTCCCGTTGACTAACACCGCATGAAACGCTCCAGCCTGGTAGACCACATTATCCGCGTCGCTGGTCCCGCCAACGGTGACGGTTTGACCCGTTTGTGTAATTAAATTGGTAAGTTTATGGCTTAGATTGCTGGCACTACCCGAGAATTTGAAAAAATACCGTTGTCCCGCTTGAACTTGCAGATCAACTCGCGAGTTGGCGGTAAAATTTAGACTCGCCAAGAGCTGATTTGGTTGATTAAAAATACTTAGTGCGGCGTTGGCGGACCCTTGGCTGGTGAGGAGTTCGCTTGTCAATATTCCGGTTCGTGACGCTGTCAGGGCATACCACAATTCGCCATTGAACGAAATCCCGGCATAGGTCTGACCGGCGACGGTTCCCCAGTCAATGGCGTTTGCCTGATTGCTACCAGCTCCCGCGGCGGCGGTGACCGTGATGGAGGCTGTCACGGTAGTCCCGCCCAACTGACCAACACTCGCACCTAACGCCGCTTGGACCTGGAAACTTCCCGTCCCGACAAAGTTGGAATTTGGCCGGAATTTTAGCCCCGCGGTCCCTTGGGCGGCGGTGACAAAGCTATTATTGGCCACCACCGTGACGCCATCGTTCAAGTACAGCGTGCCGTTAGTGATGTTGGTGATCTGAAAATGGGTGACTTCCGCTCCGTCGGCAGCGGAACGGGTAATCACGAGGCCGCTGGTTGTGGTAACATCTTCGGTTGTCGTGGCGTTCGTGACGCTGGGGGTGTCAGCGACAGCACTGACCGTGATCTGTGCGGTTGCCAAGCTCCCACCCAGTTGACCGACACTGGCACCTAACGAGGCTTGGACCTGGAAACTTCCCGTCCCGACAAAGTTGGAATTTGGCCGGAATTTTAGCCCCGCGGTCCCTTGGGCGGCGGTGACAAAGCTATTATTGGCCACCACCGTGACGCCGTCATTCAGGTACAACGTCCCGTTGGTGATGTTCGTGATCTGAAAATGCGTCACTTCCGCTCCATCGGCCGAGGAGCGGGTAATGACTAACCCGCTGGTTGTTGTAACATCTTCGGTTGTGCTGGCGTTCGTGACGCTCGGTGTATCGGCGACGGCGCTCACCGTGATCTGGGCAGTGACCGGGCTCCCGCCAAGTTGACCAACCGAAGCACCCAGGGCCGCTTGGACCTGAAAACTTCCCGTCCCGACAAAGTTCGCATTTGGCCGGAATTTAAGTCCCGCGGTCCCCTGCGCGGCAGTGACAAAACTATTGTTGGCCACCACCGTCACGCCGTCATTCAGGTACAACGTCCCGTTGGTGATGTTGGTGATCTGAAAATGGGTGACTTCCGCTCCGTCGGCAGCGGAACGGGTAATGACCAATCCGCTAGAACTTAGCGTGTCTTCCAGGGTGGAAGTGTTCGTGACGCTCGGTGTATCGGCGACAGCGCTCACCGTAATCTGGGCGGTGACCAAACTCCCGCCCAACTGACCAACACTAGCTCCTAACGCCGCTTGGACTTGAAAACTTCCCGTCCCGACAAAGTTGGAATTTGGCCGGAATTTTAGCCCCGCGGTCCCTTGGGCTACGGTGACAAAGCTGTTGTTGGCCACCACCGTGACACCATCGTTCAAGTACAGCGTCCCGTTAGTGATGCTCGTGATCTGAAAATGGGTGACTTCGGCTCCGTCGGCAGCGGAACGGGTAATGACCAATCCGCTAGAACTTAGCGTGTCTTCAAGGGTGGACGTGTTCGTTACACTCGGCGTGTCCGCCACGGCATTTACCGTAATCTGGGCGGTTACCAAGCTCCCGCCCAATTGGCCAACGCTGGCGCCGAGCGCCGCTTGGACCTGAAAACTTCCCGTCCCCACAAAGTTGGCATTGGGCCGGAATTTAAGCCCCGCGGTCCCTTGCGCGGCGGTGACAAAGCTATTGTTGGCCACCACCGTGACACCATCGTTCAAGTACAGCGTCCCGTTGGTGATGTTGGTGATCTGAAAATGCGTCACTTCCGCCCCGTCGGCGGCGGAGCGGGTAATGACTAACCCGCTGGTTGTTGTAACATCTTCGGTTGTGCTGGCGTTCGTGACGCTTGGCGTGTCGGCCACAGCACTGACCGTGATCTGGGCGGTGACCGGGCTGCCGCCCAATTGACCTACCGAAGCACCCAGGGACGCTTGGACTTGAAAACTTCCCGTCCCGACAAAGTTCGCATTCCCCCGGAATTTTAGCCCTGCGGTCCCTTGCGCGGCGGTGACAAAGCTATTATTGGCCACCACCGTGACGCCGTCATTCAAGTACAACGTCCCGTTGGTGATATTCGTAATCTGAAAATGGGTGACTTCGGCTCCGTCGGCGCTGGAGCGGGTAATGACCAATCCGCTAGAACTTAGCGTGTCTTCCAGGGTGGAAGTGTTCGTGACGCTTGGCGTGTCGGCCACAGCACTCACCGTGATCTGGGCGGTAACCGTGCTCCCGCCCAATTGGCCGACACTGGCACCTAATGAGGCTTGTACTTGAAACGAGCCGGTCCCCACAAAATTGGCGTTCGGCCGGAATTTTAACCCCGCGGTCCCTTGCGCGGCGGTCACAAAACTGTTGTTGGCGACCACCGTGACGCCATCGTTCAAGTACAGCGTACCGTTAGTGATATTCGTAAGCTGAAAATGCGTCACTTCCGTGCCGTCGGCGGCCGAACGGGTAATCACGAGGCCGCTGGTAGTTGTAACATCTTCGGTTGTGCTGGCGTTCGTGACGCTCGGTGTATCGGCGACGGCACTGACTGTAATCTGGGCGGTGACCAAACTCCCGCCAAGTTGGCCTACCGAAGCGCCTAACGCCGATGTCACCTGGAATGATCCAGTCCCGACAAAGTTCGAATTTGGCCGGAATTTTAACCCCGCCGTTCCCTGCGCGGCGGTGACAAAGCTGTTGTTGGCGACGACCGTGACGCCATCGTTCAGGTACAGTGTGCCATTGGTGATATTCGTGATCTGGAAATGGGTCACTTCCGCCCCGTCAGCGGCGGAACGGGTAATCACGAGGCCGCTGGACGTCGTAATATCTTCTGTCGTCGTGGCATTCGTCACACTCGGCGTATCGGCGACAGCGCTCACCGTGATCTGGGCGGTGACCAAACTCCCGCCCAACTGGCCTACGGTCGAGCCCAGGGCCGCTTGGACCTGAAAACTTCCCGTCCCGACAAAGTTGGAATTCGGCCGGAATTTTAACCCCGCGGTCCCCTGCGCCGCGGTGACAAAGCTGTTGTTGGCCACCACCGTGACGCCGTCATTCAAGTACAGCGTCCCGTTGGTGATATTCGTGATCTGAAAATGCGTCACTTCGGCTCCATCCTGGGCGGATCGCGTGATGACCAGCCCCGCCGCGGAGAGGGTGTCTTCTAGGGTGCTGGCGTTAGTGACGCTGGGGGTGTGGGCGCCTGTGGAACTGGTCGAAATGTCCGCTGTCACCAGATAACGGCCCGCCCCGTCGTTTGTCCCCAGGGCGAGCGTATAGGTCTGTCCGGCGGTCAGTGCCAGCGAAATGTTGTTGCCGGTGTAGGTGGTGGTATTGCCGCCGACGGTCACTTCCCAGGTGAGGGAGAGGTCTTGCTTTTCCACAGCGCTCAGGTCCAGCGTGCCGGAACTGGAGGCGGTGAAGGTGAAATAATCGAGATCGCTGATCCGCGAGATAGCGCCGTTAAAGACGTGCCCATCGGTCAGGGTGCCGACGGCGTGGGCGGTCCCGGCCGTCGAGCCAAAATCGTCCCCGGCCAGGACCGTGTTGATGGCGTTATACAGGTCGAGCCGTTTGTAGTTGGCGTTGGTCGCCGAATCAAAAAACGTCACGGCGGTGTTCATCATCACGTCATAAATCATGTCCTGCGTGATGTTCGTCTGCCCGGCTATCTCGAGCGCCTGGCGCAACAGCACCGACGATCCGGCGATGTACGGTGCCGCCATGCTGGTGCCGGAATACGTGCCAAAGTCGTCATGAATGCCGTTATTATTGCCCCGATGGTCAGGCACCGTGCTTGTAATCGATACACCAGGCGCGGCAATGGCTCGGGAATGGCGTTGGCTAGTGCCGCTGAGTACTCCGCTGCTATTGACCGACATCACCGGGACGACGTAACTGCTTGCCGCAGGATAGCTAAGACCTGGAGCATTG
This region includes:
- a CDS encoding protoglobin domain-containing protein, giving the protein MPTFPLSNNELPGSSQLSLTEHLEFLRLGSAEQQRLRDILELIRPHTLSIVERFYDHLFAFAHTAKHLGDPQLVARLKLAQVSHLESMLAADWNEEYLDQRLHVGNMHAQIGIEPHSFLGAYNLYLHEVFTLLAKRAEAGGQDQLQDIQSLVSAVLLDIGLTLEAYFAQGTSSLRIALDMLWKANNSLRQFAQLTSHDLKTPLATVANLCDEVLDEFGPQLPAGARELIEAAQKRAYRMGTTIDELLATSITLQDDGPPEAITLDKPLQEALERIRPIIEQKRIQITISPVTQRLRVDRVKLREALFNLLSNAAKFVADSGGRIVISCETRGNTCRLSISDNGPGIPRDELERIFVPFRRLPMHRDVPGSGLGLYFTKSLIEQLHGRIWVVSEPGNGATFMIELPFEAHVS
- a CDS encoding S8 family serine peptidase, with translation MWELTPMHYSFKRQDLSRRLEFERCEQRMLMSVSPSIPPDFKLSDLFVEDISDSTIPQGTSFGGGTSYGNTGAHTLTGWNTVQNAFGLSGTGQTVVVIDSGIAYNQVSLGGGFGSNYRVVGGWDFVENDADPFDDGPAGFHGTHVAGIIGSSSTTYPGVAPNVDLVALRVFNDQGTMFSTAIQNALTWVHNNRNSFANPITAINLSLGFDYNSGTPPYWAMLEDQLNQLEADGIFISVAAGNYFASYNAPGLSYPAASSYVVPVMSVNSSGVLSGTSQRHSRAIAAPGVSITSTVPDHRGNNNGIHDDFGTYSGTSMAAPYIAGSSVLLRQALEIAGQTNITQDMIYDVMMNTAVTFFDSATNANYKRLDLYNAINTVLAGDDFGSTAGTAHAVGTLTDGHVFNGAISRISDLDYFTFTASSSGTLDLSAVEKQDLSLTWEVTVGGNTTTYTGNNISLALTAGQTYTLALGTNDGAGRYLVTADISTSSTGAHTPSVTNASTLEDTLSAAGLVITRSAQDGAEVTHFQITNITNGTLYLNDGVTVVANNSFVTAAQGTAGLKFRPNSNFVGTGSFQVQAALGSTVGQLGGSLVTAQITVSAVADTPSVTNATTTEDITTSSGLVITRSAADGAEVTHFQITNITNGTLYLNDGVTVVANNSFVTAAQGTAGLKFRPNSNFVGTGSFQVTSALGASVGQLGGSLVTAQITVSAVADTPSVTNASTTEDVTTTSGLVITRSAADGTEVTHFQLTNITNGTLYLNDGVTVVANNSFVTAAQGTAGLKFRPNANFVGTGSFQVQASLGASVGQLGGSTVTAQITVSAVADTPSVTNTSTLEDTLSSSGLVITRSSADGAEVTHFQITNITNGTLYLNDGVTVVANNSFVTAAQGTAGLKFRGNANFVGTGSFQVQASLGASVGQLGGSPVTAQITVSAVADTPSVTNASTTEDVTTTSGLVITRSAADGAEVTHFQITNITNGTLYLNDGVTVVANNSFVTAAQGTAGLKFRPNANFVGTGSFQVQAALGASVGQLGGSLVTAQITVNAVADTPSVTNTSTLEDTLSSSGLVITRSAADGAEVTHFQITSITNGTLYLNDGVTVVANNSFVTVAQGTAGLKFRPNSNFVGTGSFQVQAALGASVGQLGGSLVTAQITVSAVADTPSVTNTSTLEDTLSSSGLVITRSAADGAEVTHFQITNITNGTLYLNDGVTVVANNSFVTAAQGTAGLKFRPNANFVGTGSFQVQAALGASVGQLGGSPVTAQITVSAVADTPSVTNASTTEDVTTTSGLVITRSSADGAEVTHFQITNITNGTLYLNDGVTVVANNSFVTAAQGTAGLKFRPNSNFVGTGSFQVQASLGASVGQLGGSLATAQITVSAVADTPSVTNATTTEDVTTTSGLVITRSAADGAEVTHFQITNITNGTLYLNDGVTVVANNSFVTAAQGTAGLKFRPNSNFVGTGSFQVQAALGASVGQLGGTTVTASITVTAAAGAGSNQANAIDWGTVAGQTYAGISFNGELWYALTASRTGILTSELLTSQGSANAALSIFNQPNQLLASLNFTANSRVDLQVQAGQRYFFKFSGSASNLSHKLTNLITQTGQTVTVGGTSDADNVVYQAGAFHAVLVNGTLYTYALSQANTFNLDGGGGHDLLTLMGTSGNDTGTLGPTSSSLRGAGFTANATGFEQTSINGNGGSDTVDMHDSAGNDSFFANPWYAMMSGAGYVNIANGFGNVRAYASSGTDGANLHDSAGNDQLTANPTTITLSGTGFSLTAAGFDYTQTYSYYGGNDTALLIDSSGSDLFSSLPNFSVLMGSGFYNLADGFRNVTADGRNGGYDVNYMFDSAGNDLFSLSQTGAVMQGSNFYNYAKNFDFSVIYSSYGNDTATLYDSPFDDNFEVDGEWGRFSGFGYYGWLNKFETINLNGTAGGYNTITRRAAAQFVFNEIGSWY